The DNA sequence ACTTCGTTGCGTTTTGGCAATAAGGAACGATAAGAGATCTGATAGGGGTCAAAGCCCTTAATAAAATAATTACCTTCGTTTTCCACGCGGCCGTTTACCACTATCCGGTTGCAGGTATGACTGTCGAGCGCATAAGCGCCATAACCAACACCGTCTGTAACCGGCCGCTGCCCGACACATTCGTGTTCTGTAATTACGAATTCTCCAACCATGCGGCGGGCTTCGCGAATATACAGCTGATGCGGCCAGCCATTGGTATCCAGAAATTCGTCTCGGCAATATCCCCAGGTGTTCATTTCTTTACGGAGATGTTCAGGGACCCGGCTATCGGTGGCAATAAACCATAGTAAACCTTGTTGATAGTCAATATGGTCGTTCCATATCCTTTTGCGGCCCGAGTAGTCTGCATCCGGATAATCATGGCTTTTGCCTGTATAGTTGGAAGAAAACCCGGCTAAGCCGTAGTTGTTCCAGTCCGTCTTCCCGTTCGGCATTTTACTGATAATAAAGCCATTGCCTTTGCCTAGTTGTTCCCAGGGCTTTTTACTAAGCAACCTTACCAGAAGCTCATACCTGTCGGGATTATAATTGCCAGGCTCCGTAAACGGCAGCTGGTTTTCTTTTTCCTGCGTGAGGCACAACCGAAAACAATAGGACTGTACACTTTTATCACCTGTTCCGTCTGGCTTGTATTCAATGTCGTTAATTTCAGGTAGCAGGCCGCTGGATGGGCTTCCCGGTATCACATACGGATCTATTGCAACCGGCCACTCACTTGTTCTTTTGACCTTGCCATTGTACGTGCCGGCAATCCTGGAAAGGCATACTCCGTTGAATTTCTCATTGTACACCTGGTTGCTTTCCCGGCCTATTGTATAGCTAACACCTGCTTTCGCCATCAGATCGCCTTCATAGGAGGCATCGATAAAATGGGTGGCGGCTACCGAAAGTACATCGGAAGAATTTGCGGAGCTTTCAAGTTCAACACGGGTGATCTTTGATCGCTTCACGCTGACAGCTTTCATCCGACGGGAATACCAGACTTCAACTTCGGCTTCGTTTATATAAGCATTAAAAATCGACTCTGCGACGCGGGGTTCAAATCGAAATACGGGTTTATTACCGTAATATTTACCTATCCGTGTATAGAAGTCCCTGGCCAGCCCCGTAATAACTTCGTGTTTGCCGCCGGTATCGGTAGCGCCCAGGCCCCCGGATGATAAACCTCCCAAATGCCGGCCGGGTTCCACCAACAGCACCTTCAAGCCGTACATTTTTGCCGTATATGCAGCAATTGCCCCTCCCGAAGTGCCGCCGTATACTAGCAGATCGTAGTTAAGCGGACGGTCTGACTTGCCCGGTTCCTCAGGCACGGAATCGCTCCCGGTAAGCATTGCCGGGGCCGTGCCTGATATGCCGGCTATACCCGAGGTGGCAATGGCCACTTTTTTTATAAAGGCTCTTCTTGAGTCGTCTTTGATCATTGTTTACTTTGCTTAGCACCCAGCACTTGCTTGTTTTCCAGCAGGGCCGCTTTTAACTGGTTATAGTTAATATCCTGTACCGCCTTATCTTCATTAATGGCCTGTGACGCGGCAATGGCTGCGCTTTGGCCAAGTATCATGAATACAGGTTCCATGCGTATGGAACCAAAAGCTATGTGAGAAGCTGATAAGGAAACGGGCACCAGGAGATTGGTACATTCTTCCTGTTTCGGTGTAATTGCACCGTAGGATATCGGATAAGGAGGAAATTTGCCCACTTCTACATTTCCTTCATTTTTTACCATTCCGTTTACCACGATACGCTGGACATTATGACTGTCCATTGTGTATGCTGCCATGCCAATAGGATCGCTGACCAAGCGCTCTCCGGTACAATTATGTTCAGTCATGACATACTCACCAACCATTCTCCGGCCTTCCCGGATATAAAGCT is a window from the Anseongella ginsenosidimutans genome containing:
- a CDS encoding FAD-dependent oxidoreductase: MIKDDSRRAFIKKVAIATSGIAGISGTAPAMLTGSDSVPEEPGKSDRPLNYDLLVYGGTSGGAIAAYTAKMYGLKVLLVEPGRHLGGLSSGGLGATDTGGKHEVITGLARDFYTRIGKYYGNKPVFRFEPRVAESIFNAYINEAEVEVWYSRRMKAVSVKRSKITRVELESSANSSDVLSVAATHFIDASYEGDLMAKAGVSYTIGRESNQVYNEKFNGVCLSRIAGTYNGKVKRTSEWPVAIDPYVIPGSPSSGLLPEINDIEYKPDGTGDKSVQSYCFRLCLTQEKENQLPFTEPGNYNPDRYELLVRLLSKKPWEQLGKGNGFIISKMPNGKTDWNNYGLAGFSSNYTGKSHDYPDADYSGRKRIWNDHIDYQQGLLWFIATDSRVPEHLRKEMNTWGYCRDEFLDTNGWPHQLYIREARRMVGEFVITEHECVGQRPVTDGVGYGAYALDSHTCNRIVVNGRVENEGNYFIKGFDPYQISYRSLLPKRNEVTNLLVPVCLSASHSAFGSIRMEPVFMGLGQAAGIAVFHARQKNGILHDLDASEIRNELDKTPQLNRK